Proteins from a single region of Campylobacter concisus:
- a CDS encoding M16 family metallopeptidase: MRKILLLFCLVMGLFALQNDKDMLNGELKNGLKYYIKENKFPQKTAIFYLVINSGSTDEKDGEQGLAHFLEHMAFNGSRDFSKNELIKQLESLGVKFGADLNAQTSYDQTSYVLTINVNEKNLQDTFKVFSNWIDGVKIDPKELDKERGVIMEEERQRNTPGYRLYLAQTKDIFEGSIYLKRVPIGDMNVIKSVDAKHMQEFYERLYQPRFMSFVAVGDFDKNEIKSLIEKNFSQAKNTNSYIHPEKNISFKSGLNIFNYDSNETGMELVRLSYFDKFSPVVNEADAKRNLEDALIASLINMLYEQKNANNSSNLSTDFIAQTLQAKQKIYSFETNVLGGDFNASLKDMLGVIKGIKEFGFNKDDFEDVRKAFVANVDAKFKRSKTKKSSAYAGQILNMIENGGFVLSDEDEKELSLKLLNEITLADVNARFRQILAISDERVRIFSKDGFKLSKDEFLKLFAKAPAYNTNLSASNNDKSLGNENLEPKEISSRNFDEKNGIYTYKMQNGSQVIFKPLATKKDSILFAAVSKGGTSNLADPKLGSFAVALTNESGVGKFNNYELSKALNGKIVSYEKGIEALTQGIYGSSSTSDLSSLLAVINLEFNAPRADANVLERIKQRAKDELSKEQNLPEYKFSTEFSKFFYENNKRVEPLETAQIDALKLNELKEIIKDKFTNAASYTFVIIGDTDEERLLPLIKKYIATLPKLGEAEEFKDDGVRSIKGQHTFKREYQSTKRSDVGINIVNSDAKYSFEGAIRLRALSEILKTALREKIREDKGQTYGFSLNAKLSRYPFEHSDMLISFTCDPSNTDKIIAEIKEIIASIKSSGAILPKHLEDFKAQSEISIKKDYEKPEFWQKLIISNKIYNMPLYTADEYTSAVKAITNEDIKEAAKLYLDDKNMVISINNPK, translated from the coding sequence ATGAGAAAAATTTTGTTGCTTTTTTGCCTAGTAATGGGTCTTTTTGCGCTTCAAAACGATAAAGATATGTTAAATGGAGAGCTAAAAAACGGGCTAAAATACTATATCAAAGAGAATAAATTTCCACAAAAAACAGCTATTTTTTATCTTGTTATAAATTCTGGTTCAACTGATGAAAAAGATGGCGAGCAAGGTCTTGCTCACTTTTTGGAGCACATGGCGTTTAATGGCAGCCGTGACTTTAGTAAAAATGAGCTCATTAAACAGCTTGAGAGCCTTGGTGTGAAATTTGGAGCCGATCTAAACGCGCAGACGAGCTATGATCAGACGAGTTATGTCTTAACGATTAATGTAAATGAGAAAAATTTACAAGATACGTTTAAAGTCTTTTCGAATTGGATAGATGGCGTTAAAATCGATCCTAAGGAGCTTGATAAAGAGCGTGGCGTCATAATGGAAGAGGAGCGTCAGAGAAATACGCCAGGATATAGGCTTTATTTGGCTCAAACAAAGGATATTTTTGAGGGCAGCATCTATCTAAAAAGAGTGCCAATAGGCGATATGAACGTCATCAAAAGCGTAGATGCTAAGCACATGCAAGAATTTTACGAGAGGCTTTATCAGCCAAGATTTATGAGCTTTGTTGCTGTTGGCGACTTTGATAAAAATGAGATAAAAAGCTTAATCGAAAAAAACTTTAGCCAAGCAAAAAATACAAATTCTTACATTCATCCAGAAAAAAATATCAGCTTTAAAAGTGGTTTAAATATTTTTAACTATGACTCGAATGAAACTGGAATGGAGCTAGTTAGACTTAGCTATTTTGATAAATTTAGCCCGGTTGTAAATGAAGCTGATGCAAAGAGGAATCTAGAAGACGCACTTATCGCAAGCCTGATAAATATGCTTTATGAGCAAAAAAATGCAAATAATTCATCAAATTTAAGCACTGATTTTATAGCTCAAACACTTCAAGCAAAGCAGAAAATTTATAGTTTTGAAACAAATGTACTTGGAGGCGATTTTAACGCAAGCCTTAAAGATATGCTTGGCGTTATAAAAGGCATTAAAGAATTTGGCTTTAATAAAGATGATTTTGAAGATGTAAGAAAGGCGTTTGTGGCAAATGTAGATGCAAAATTTAAACGCTCAAAGACTAAAAAGTCAAGCGCTTACGCAGGACAAATTTTAAATATGATAGAAAATGGTGGCTTTGTGTTAAGTGATGAAGATGAAAAAGAGCTTAGTTTAAAGCTATTAAACGAGATTACGCTAGCTGATGTGAATGCTAGATTTAGGCAAATTTTAGCCATTTCTGATGAACGTGTAAGAATTTTTAGCAAAGATGGTTTTAAGCTTAGCAAAGATGAGTTTTTAAAGCTTTTTGCCAAAGCGCCTGCTTATAACACAAACCTATCTGCTAGCAACAACGACAAGAGCCTAGGCAATGAAAATTTAGAGCCAAAAGAGATAAGCTCAAGAAACTTTGATGAAAAAAATGGAATTTATACCTATAAAATGCAAAATGGCTCGCAAGTTATCTTTAAGCCACTAGCTACCAAAAAAGATAGTATTTTGTTTGCGGCCGTCAGCAAAGGAGGCACATCAAATTTGGCTGATCCAAAGCTTGGTAGCTTTGCAGTTGCGCTCACAAATGAAAGCGGCGTTGGTAAATTTAATAACTATGAGCTCTCAAAGGCACTAAATGGAAAGATCGTAAGCTATGAAAAGGGCATAGAAGCGCTTACGCAAGGCATTTATGGCTCATCAAGCACAAGCGATCTTAGCTCGCTGCTAGCTGTTATAAATTTAGAATTTAACGCTCCAAGAGCCGATGCAAACGTGCTTGAGAGGATAAAGCAAAGAGCAAAGGATGAGCTAAGTAAAGAGCAAAATTTGCCTGAATATAAATTTAGCACCGAATTTAGTAAATTTTTTTACGAAAATAATAAACGTGTCGAGCCGCTTGAGACGGCTCAGATCGACGCGCTAAAGCTAAATGAGCTAAAAGAGATCATCAAAGATAAATTTACAAACGCGGCCTCATATACTTTTGTAATCATAGGCGACACCGACGAAGAGAGGCTTTTGCCACTTATTAAAAAGTATATCGCCACTTTGCCAAAGCTTGGCGAGGCTGAAGAGTTTAAAGACGATGGCGTGCGAAGTATCAAGGGTCAGCACACCTTTAAAAGGGAGTATCAAAGCACAAAAAGAAGCGATGTTGGCATAAATATCGTAAATTCTGATGCGAAATATAGCTTTGAGGGAGCGATTAGACTAAGGGCATTAAGTGAAATTTTAAAAACGGCGCTTCGAGAAAAGATCAGAGAAGATAAGGGTCAAACATACGGTTTTAGCCTAAATGCCAAGCTCTCGCGCTATCCTTTTGAGCATTCAGATATGCTAATTAGCTTTACTTGCGACCCTTCAAATACAGACAAGATTATCGCTGAGATAAAGGAGATAATAGCTAGCATCAAGAGTAGTGGCGCGATCTTGCCAAAGCATTTGGAGGATTTTAAGGCACAGAGTGAAATTTCTATAAAAAAAGATTATGAAAAGCCTGAGTTCTGGCAAAAGCTCATCATTTCAAATAAAATTTACAACATGCCACTTTATACGGCTGATGAGTACACAAGTGCGGTAAAAGCTATCACAAATGAGGACATCAAAGAGGCTGCAAAGTTATATCTTGATGATAAAAATATGGTGATAAGCATAAATAATCCGAAGTAG